The segment ATATTTGTGCACCACCTTCTCCGGCTGAAGCGGGCTGTTCAAGTCGagtttgcttaaaaaaatacattgtaatCGTTTGTATAAGTTAAGGACAATGATTGAATAAAAGCATTCAACTGTAATATAATACATTTCGTGTTATTTAGTAACAATTTGAccgacaaaaataaacataaaatagagGAAGGTATAGGATctgtcaaaactgctcgaatgggtaaattaacgactgctaatttaccattaaattactcttaaattaccggtaatttagcgGAACGATAGGAGTAAATTAAGTCCGATTTGTCTGACTGGGACATTGCGTGTAGCTTTTAGGcccgtggcaacgctcatcggatgcgattttatcggacgagatttatatgggattagACAGATagcgtcggacgtgcgatttcgtcgtccgacgttatctgtcaaatcccatataaaaatttgacaggccgtccgataaaatcgcatgcgaaaaagcatTGCCACCCGTACCACACGGCCAAAGTGTATGTATAAACGGGAATGGACGGCAAGTGCCACCATTTGTCAGCCCTTGTGCGTGAATCTTCACatagaaagacaaaaaaatatttttatatggACTTTCGCGCAAATTCTATACTTTTCCAGATGTCGCCACTGCGGCGCTGGCaacccgccatgcaattgacagcgatttgcgagggctcGCAGACCATACAAGTTCATagccccagagccctcgctGTTAAGAAAAAGCAGTGctatcccaagcgccacagattaagcttaaacgactgaaaaattgaatatccatagaaaaaaatgaaagcttcaCAGCTTCATTGGATTGATCAATACTTGGcatattacaactcatcattatattactatccttttttgcaatgtgtttcgacaagtttaaTCTAATCATgaccttctaactttctgagcaaaaatctatatgaatggtcgtgtggtcagatacgtgggtatcaacaccaacgaccattactcaaatctcacttgcttcaatgctggtggtttccgttggagtttagtagttaaacaatcgtatcgccatTCTTGTTCTAGCGATGGATAACTTCAATGccaaaccatacaacagtacagaggaaataagaaagctctcctccaagcgatgaagctcaactagttggggtatcccaccaacagagagcgccaccagcttttttgctatttttagaatgcatgagtcgtttgccgtctgctaaacgaagtctttctatattccgtttaggtagagaacttgagtcgtttagaagccgtttagtggtcgtttagtggatttgtggcacttgggatatgtcatgataagatgaaacttgtcgaaacacattgcaagaaaaggacagcaatataatgatgatgtAATACGCCTCTAAGCCGGTCTTGTGGTACAGTcctcaactcgtacgacttaacaacaagGCCGTCaagggttcaagccccaaatagaccgtgccgccatacgtaggactgactatcctgctatggggggtaatccataagtcactgaaagccaagcccacaagtggtacaggcaggccttgaccgacaacggttgttgagccaaaaagaagaagagaagaagaatacGCCATCTTTTGATCTAACtgcccaagtgccacaaatccactaaacgaccactaaacggcttctaaacgactcaagttctctacctaaacggaatatagaaagacttcgtttagcagacggcaaacgactcatgcattctaaaaatagcaaaaaaaagctggtggcgccatctgtttgtgggatacccaaccagttgagcttcatcgcttggaggagagctttctcatttcctctgtactgctgtatggtttcgcattgaagttatgcatcgctagaactagaacggcgatacgattgtttaaatactaaactccaatggaaaccaccagcactgaagcaagtgagatttgagtaatggtcgttggtgttgatacccgcGTATCTGACCAACGACCATTTATagagatttttgctcggaaagttagaaggctatataggtcatgacaagatgaaacttgtcgaaacacattgcaagaaaaggctagcaatataatgatgagttgtaatatgccatctattgatcaaaccaatgaagctgtggagctttcatttttttctatggatattcaattttccagtcgttttagcttaatctgtggcgcttgggtggTGAAGTCAtggagctttcgttttttttctatggattttcgattttccggtcgtGTAAGCTTAATCTATGGCACTTGGGCTGTTTAGTGGTcatttagtggatttgtggcacttgggcgTTCTAGTCCCAGCGATGCATAGCTTCAATGCGAAATCATATGACAATACAGagggaatgagaaagctctcaaaGTGAAGAAAGCGCTCCACTGGTTGGATATCCCACCAACAAATGGCACCACCggctttttgctatttttagaatgcattaGTCGTTCATCGTCTGCTAAACGATGTCTTTCTATATTACTtttaggtagagagcttgaATCGTTTAAAACTCTTTTAGtcgtcgtttagtggatttgtggcacttgggtttgTAAAGCAACTTCTTcggtaaaaaaaatgttatatttaattaaaaaaaacacaaatagaTTTGTTTTCTATTATTCCGTATTAATTTGGCCAAACAAATTTGGCTTTTAAATGGAGTCAATGAGAGATGAATTCCGGAATTATTCCTGCAATGTAATAAGGCCTGAATAGGGTTAAATGCGACGGCACTGGGACTTTGAGGAGTTGTATGGAGTGCGAAGGCTCATGCGAGCTCGCAgactgctcgaatttgtttAGCGGGTGTTCGGGGAAATTTTGTCCCAAAATGTGACCACTTATAGCCCAGTGTGCACCGCGGGACGTATAGGTCACGAAACGGGTTGCCGTTTGACAGCCGCTTGCTGGAGCGAAAACGTCTCAGCATCCATTGTCcgtgcacgcacacacgaacgAACCACAAAAGCATCACAATTCTCAAGAAAAGCAGGCAGGCCACCGCATCAGCCATTCTTTTGTTCCGTGAAGAAACCCAGGTCCCGTCGCTGCCGGCGCAGCTGTACTGATATCCCGCAGAAGCATTCTATCGTCAAACAGCGCACATTGGGAGGTAAGTAATGCTGGGCGGAAACATTTCACACCAAACTGCTTTTCCCCTGGCCGTCCCGATTCCGGTGGGCTTGGGATGTGTTTGCCTTTCTGGCCTGTACCTATCACCTAGATTCCCCGTTTTACTGTATCGACCTAAAGTGCGGGAGACGCCGTGACAGGATTGTTCATGGAAATTGGCCATTTTTTCGCGTAGCTGTGTGTAGTTTACTGCTCGCTACAAGCATTGTGTGgttatgtgcgtgcgtgtgttcgtGTAACAACACTGGTAAGCCCTCAAACGAGCGCCCCTATGCATGCGCgcgtgcgcttgtgtgtgtaattATTGTGCCTTCAACGCGTTCCGTCCGAAAGCCCGTTGCAAACACTATCAACCATTAGAACAGCTATTCCaagaaaaaatcaaccttAAACTTCTACAATCCAATGCCTGCCGCCATACTGGCGCTCCATGACCGGTGGGacttatgctgctgctgccccggcAATACTAGAAGTCTGGAAAGTGTGTTGAAACTCGGTTTCTGCCGGCGTAAATGTGTCAAGTTTGCGCTTACGGCACTTTAGGGAAATCTTAAAtatcattttcatttattccCTGGTACATTGTTTCCCCTTTTCGACAGGCTGCTCGACGccatcacacactcacagacacacCAATACAGCAGCGCCGTGCCACACATCGTAGCGCAGCCATCAGTGTAATATCAAAAAACAATGGACGAGGACATCAATCTCAGCCTGGATGAGATAATCCGGAAGCGACACGTCGCCCACCCGAAGGCCCGTTCGGCACCGGCCGGCGCTGGCGGCAAACAGCCCAAAGCCGTGGGTGGTGCTGGTCCGCGGGGCGGTGGTACATTCCGGGAGGAGAATGGGGGGTACCGTGGGGCAACCAAGCCCCGGCCGGTGAGGGACGCGCGGTACAAGATCATACGCAACAAGCGCGCCAAAATCCGGGACGCACGCGACCACCTGACCGAGCAGAAGCTCGGCCGGGTTGAGCGCTACCGGCACCAGAAGCGGGGCCGCCAGCTACTGGAGCATGGCTTTCGAGCGCTGATGCTGCCACCGTCACCGCCGCGCGGTGCATTGGCCGCCCTGTCCTCCAACCAGCGGAACATCGGCGGCTACGGGCCTGCCGAGCATCTGCAGGTGCAGCTGCACAACCGCCGGCGCTACGTCGAGCCGGAGTACATACCCGGCGTACACACCGGCATGGTGCCACAGCCAGCGCCCCTGTCGATGTCCGCCCTGCCGCACTTCCGTGGCAACCGTCACATCTCGCTGATGGCCGTGGACGACGAGGACatggacgacgacgaggaagaCGAGTACGAGGCGTACGGCGTGCTCGAGGTCGACCGGCTGGCAATGAGCAAGTCGCTTGGtagtggtggcggcggcggtggactGCTGAACGCTTCCCGGACGCTGCACAACGATATGTACGCGCTGCCGAGCTCGATTCCTCCGTTTCCCCGGTTCCGCACGGTCCGTGCGACCGGCAACACGATCGCGAGCGCCACTTCGGCGGGCACCGCCGGCAGCAACGGTTCGTCGATGCTGAGCTACTCGGCTGCCCGGCCGTCCAGCTCCACCGTCCACTCGGACGACCCGTTCGACCACTACGAGGTGAACCAGCGGCCTAACATGAgcgtgccgccgccgccgctcccggtcagcagcagcagcagcagccggccgCTGCGCAGCATTCTGCGCACCCGGCCCAGCACCACGCCCCCACCGACGGGCAACGGCGGCGCCGGCGTACCGGCCAATCTGTCGCCGAGCATGCGGGCCCGGCTCGAGCGCGCCCCGAACCCGAACAAGTCGATGGGCATCTTTGCGCACAATTTCAACGGTGATCCACCGATCAAGAGCTACCGCACCCGGACACCCtcacctccaccaccgcccACACTGACCACTGGGTACCGTATCGTGGTGAGCAATCTGCATCCAAGCGTCACACAGCTCGACATCAAGGTACGTAAACGAGAGAGGGGGTGAAtgatgtttgaaaaaaaaacggtaaaatACGAAATGTGTTATTTCAATCGTGGCACACCTGAAGCACGTGTTAGGTCGCATGGTCATGCTTTTCAAGTTTTTAGTTTAATTCATTCCCGTGCCTCAGCCCGTAATGTGATAAACTCGTTATGCGGGAGGCTCTTTTTCGTGTACAGTGGACCCGCTCATAACGAGTTTAATCCTTTCCGGTGACTCACTCGTTTTACGTAAAACTCATTTGGGAGACTTTCTATTTtgaatgaaaagtgaaataattgctTCCACCTCAAAAAAACATATACGCCTCtgaaaaaatgaataatgtCTTTATACAGTCGTTGCCGTTAAATGTTGATTATAATTAACCTAtgttttgtctcgaaggcaacacatttttgaaaatgagTCAATTGCTTTACTTACAAAATCCTCTtaattttggaaaataaaGTGATAAAGGTGGGCATGTATTTTCAGGTGTTAACAATTGCTTtagaatttattaaatttcattatttttccttaaaaaaaaacaattaaactacacagtttttgcattgCATAGGTGCTTTAGAGTGAAAATTTGTTGGCAATGACTGTAATACCTACAATTGGGAAGATAATTGTAGTTCACTATTTCATTGTCATTATTATTGATCCATTTGAATGATTAAGAGATCGATTGCTTTagtcttttattttacaaagcACGGTTCGTGTCGATGTGTTGCCTAGACATTCgaattttttatatttactcCAGTTACATCAGCCATTCAAATTTgttaaggaaaaaaaaggtcattAAATGTTGCGATAATTTTATTGGCATCAAATCTACAACACTTGCCCACCACATATGTAGTCATATGAAATTCCTACAAGAAACACTCGTCATACCACACTTGTACATCACAATGTACGACTCGTTTCCTCCGCAAAAAATATCTTCtctttatatatataaatcTAGACCTGTTGAAGCTAGTGCGAAATTTGCATTTCGCGCTTAATTTGCGTTTGGCGCGGATTGCGCGCAAAGCAGTGTATTTTCAATTAACATGATGTTTTGTATATTGTTCCCAACCTACTACATGCCAGCAACTTTACACCAATGTGTATAGAAAACATTTTCCGTTGCATCAATATTTGGTACGCTTTACAGGCGGTCatcgagatacacggtacctcttatacccGGAAACGGAGCAAATGCATAATAATTCCCCTGCTGGTCGAACTATATAATCTTTTAACAaggtttaaaattgtttttttacttttcattcCCACTGGTGTTTTacttggtttggttttggttttacttACCATTTTTTACTGGTGTTTAACTTTCAAATAATTATATCGATTCTCGCGCTTTTCGGGTATGGGGTGCATACTCATTCTACCTAGCACTTTATTtctataaccacctacccgggtatgtTTAGCACTTTTAATTCCAAATAACTTTTGATAGAATAGAGCTATCGGCATGAAATTTTAGGGATGTCTAGAAAACATGTTTTCTATTTCatagccaaaaaaaaatatagaattttgcaaaaaaattaaacatttttaattaaacattcgATTTGTACCCCTTGCTTCCATGACCGCCTACCCGTGTAGGTAATGCATACAACAGGGTGGCCACTCAACcgggaaaaccgggaaaaccgggaattagccgggaattttatttttccgggaaaaaccgggaaaaaCCGGGAAATTCTCCAAAAAAACCGGGAAATTATCACAAACTTTGGCTATCACTGTTAACCATCGTACTAAgtgcattttcaattaatgGGATGTTTTGTATATTGTTCCCAACTTAGGCAGCGGTCAGAACCTAGCCGCAggcgattttgccgcaagcttttgtatgggatttgacgtcAATGACAGCACTTGCGAATCTGCCGCATGTggcgatgcggcaaaatcaaaatcatttgcTATTGCCGCATcgtcgcatgcgattttgtttcagatgtcaaatgtctaaatatcatataaaataatgattatctttataaagaaacaacaaaatatcataataataccttgaaaagctagaaaattgagaaaactcttttcttgccccatgcggcaaaatcgcatgcggtgAGGTTCTAACCGTTACCTTACCACAGGCCAGCAACATCACACCAATGTGTAAGGACAACATTTTCCGTTTCTCACATATGGTACTCAATAGATGTACTATACTTCTCATTCGCACTGGTGCAATACTTACATTCACCGATATCGGttcttttttcatatttcgggttttttttctttttttcatatttcggGTATGGTGTGCCTATTCGATCTACCTTGCACTCGTCTTTTGTTATTCAGCTCTCGTGAAGTTGCGGTCATGTCGAATTTAACGGTGGATTTAGTGGGCGATCCCAATTTTTGAACATAACTGATAATTTTTGTCCTTTTTAGCAATTTCAAGGTTACCCAATCACACATCGCCTGTACAttggcattttgcattttggttCCGGGCCTGTAGCTTCATTCCGCCCGGGTGACTGGGTTCCCACACTGGCTGGCACTGATGATTGAGGTGGCGTCGCTTCTGCAGTTCGATCGTTACtactttgttttattatcacataaagtacacttcccgtaaaacatattcaagaaagtgtcccaaaattaagaaaaaccCACTGAAATCTCCTGCATCTATTCGTGAGATGCATCATCAGCGTCGTGCGAGTAACAGCATAATGCATGGCTGCTGTTTAACAGGAAATCCGTTCTTTGCAGATTTGTATGCTTTCTCCAGTGGCTGGTTGGTCCATGACTTCCGGTTTACCTTTTTTAAGGTTGTGTGATGACATCTGTTAATCAACAATTGATAGCAGATGAAAAATATCTATGCCACGGGGTCTTTACACGTTATTGTCATGATGCTAAACCACCAAAAAGCAATATttgtaaagcttttttttcattgtgtCATCAGTATTTAGCTCATATAAATCTTCCGAAAATATACAGAAATTCATATTTAAATAGCTTAAGATCCATAGTAGCCAAATTTGTTCCACAAACGAGTGCacgattgaaattttgtttgtacaaatttgatagaaatcatgccaaaaaaggttctcaaatgtgttgccaCACCTCCAGATTGGATATTatattgttgaataattcacTAATAACTTTTATCCAGTTTTTATGTCAAGTGTCCACCTTTCCCGTAATGCCCGTGTTTACTTACCATCTTCTAGATAACGATTTTTGAAAACCTATGACATACTAATTTGGAATTGAAGTATCGATAAAACCGGCAGGCGAAGCATAGTGTACCGGGAAAACTCCAAAAAATCCgggaaaaaccgggaaaaaACCGGGAATTTAAAATCCTGATTCGAGTGGCCACCCTGATACAATAACTGGGTTTGGTTTCGGTTTAGTCGTTAATTTTTTGATGATATCTATAGAAATGTATATACCCATATTCATAGATGTTATTCCAAATGTTGTCTTAAATGCTATTCCCAATATTCTTCTTAAATCATATAGCTTGAAATGCTTGACTTGATAATCAAGAGGACAGGACGGTTTACAAGTGTCAGTTGAACTATTTATTGTGAATTAAACCTAGTAGCCAAAAACGATACATCTTGCAGTTATGACTTCCAAAGAAGTATTTTTTATCAGTTCATTCggataattaaatttttcaaCCGGGTAGTGGAATCGTGCAAGCAATGTTCTGTGGAGGTTTGCAATCATGTTATGGAGTGTTGCAACCGAATAGTGTACTTTTGCATTTAGACAAGCGTTATCAGtaatttttattcgttttgaCGGAAGGTTAAAATGCTATGATTTTCCAGTGCAGCAAGCAATAAGTAATGCAATTCTATCTCGAGGCCTAAAACGGATTCTCTGTCGCTACCATTTTCCatatgttaaaatatcaaGTATGAGAAGTAATAGTAGTAAGGGGAATAGTAGTGGTTTATAAAATTAGTACATTGTCATTTGTATTGTAATATATAATGGGTCCGTCATTGTAGGCTCTCCTCATTGTTCtttaaagtttttgttttatctatCTAGACATCATTGGGCTACCCAGACTGCTTGGCACTGTTTATCAAAATTGTAAAACCCACTCACCTAGCCCAAGAACTGCTTGGGCTTTTTGCCCATGAGGTTAACAGGGTTAACCTCTTAAGGGTTAAGAGGTTAACAAGCAACGTTGTAAGGAGGCATTATGGCGTTAACTTTAGCCAAGGGCCGTTTATatcttgttttgattttttgttaaactgaaaatgtttttttttttaatgttataCGGCTTTCTAAAGTTAAATATATAGttccaattaaaaaaaacaaaactataattttgattaaagtagccaaaatcataaattaattaattatctgTCATCGCGGGTCACATTCTCCCTGATCTCTCTGtctatatatttttattacaccCTGTTCCAGCTACTTTTTAATCTCGGATCGTTTATATCGAATTATGTGCTGCCTACTTCGATCCGCAGCCCACTATGA is part of the Anopheles gambiae chromosome X, idAnoGambNW_F1_1, whole genome shotgun sequence genome and harbors:
- the LOC4576120 gene encoding uncharacterized protein LOC4576120 — protein: MDEDINLSLDEIIRKRHVAHPKARSAPAGAGGKQPKAVGGAGPRGGGTFREENGGYRGATKPRPVRDARYKIIRNKRAKIRDARDHLTEQKLGRVERYRHQKRGRQLLEHGFRALMLPPSPPRGALAALSSNQRNIGGYGPAEHLQVQLHNRRRYVEPEYIPGVHTGMVPQPAPLSMSALPHFRGNRHISLMAVDDEDMDDDEEDEYEAYGVLEVDRLAMSKSLGSGGGGGGLLNASRTLHNDMYALPSSIPPFPRFRTVRATGNTIASATSAGTAGSNGSSMLSYSAARPSSSTVHSDDPFDHYEVNQRPNMSVPPPPLPVSSSSSSRPLRSILRTRPSTTPPPTGNGGAGVPANLSPSMRARLERAPNPNKSMGIFAHNFNGDPPIKSYRTRTPSPPPPPTLTTGYRIVVSNLHPSVTQLDIKELFEDIGDLLESRLVRPGIAEVIYRNLKDAERAVDAYHNRQLDGQPMNCLLVNPRATYKPTATTTSTAMKYGR